In Lysinibacillus sp. 2017, the DNA window TTTTTTAACTAATTTTTCAAGGACTAAATGAACATGATATTTGTCTTCGGCAATTTGGGCGATATTTACAACTTTCCCTTTACGGCCTTTGATTTTGATATTTTCATCAACTTCCGGAATACGTCGTAAACATTGGCTTAGTGCAGGTGAGTTATTTTCAAAATAATGAATGGCATACATTTTTATAATCTCCTTGTAAACTCAAATGAAAGATTGAGTGAATTTTTCTCAATTTATGATGATTCTCTTGTAGATAGAACTATCATAAAAGGGAGATTAAAAAAATTGAGAGAAATGGATTCAGGATTCCAATAATAGAATAGGGTAATCGAATGAATTGAGGTGTAGATGGAATGACGAAAAAATGGGGTTTAATAAGTGTTCTTGGATTTGGTATGTATGTTGTGGCGATGTATTTCTATTTTTTTCATAGCCAGGATAGTGGGATACCCGCAACGCTTAAAGGAACGGTAGTAGATCCAAACAGTTTTATGTCAGCACAGGAATTGGTGTTAAGTAAGGATTTAGCGAAAATAAGAAATTTCCTTTTTTTTATTGCAACACCGTTTGAATGGTTTCTTTACTTTATTATTTTAATTTCTGGTATTTCACATTTGTTTGAGAAATGGAGCCCTGTACAAAAAAAATGGGCAATTTGGCGAAATGCTGTGTATTTATTTTTACTATCAATTTTAGTATTTATCCTCAAATTCCCACTAGACTATTATCAGTATTCTCTAAGCAAAAGCTATGGCATTAGTACGCAACTTTTTTCCTCATGGATGAGGGATAATGTTATTGATTTTTGGATGGAGTTTGGGATGTTAGTTATAATCGTAACAGTTCTCTATTGGCTCATTAAAAAGAGTACAAAGAGATGGTGGTTATATGCATGGGCGTTAACCGTGCCATTTTCAATTTTCCTTATGTTCATCCAACCAGTCGTGATCGATCCAATATACAATGATTTTTATCCACTAAAAGATAAAGAATTAGAGACGAAGATTCTTTCACTAGCAGAGCAAGCAGATATTCCTTCTGAACATGTGTATGAAGTGAATATGGCGGAGAAGACAAATGCTTTAAATGCGTATGTGACCGGGATTGGTGCAAATTCAAGGATAGTGCTGTGGGATACGACATTGAACCGATTAACGGATGAGGAAATACTCTTCATTATGGCACATGAGATGGGGCACTACGTCATGAAGGATATTTATATAGGCATCGCTGGATATTTGTTGACAACGCTTATTGGACTTTGGTTAATCGCAAAAATCATGCCTTGGATGATTCTTCGTTATGGATCACTATTAAAAATTAAAAAAATGAGCAATATTAACTCATTACCTTTGTTTTTATTGATTTCATCTTTTCTATTATTCTTCTCAAGCCCATTGTCGAATATGGTCTCACGTTATCAGGAACAAAGAGCCGATCAATATGCCATGGAACTAGTTGAAGATCCTGAGGCAGCGGTCTCGGCTTTTCAACAGCTGACAAAAGCTGGACTAGGTGAAGTAAACCCATCAACACTTGTCAAATGGTTCCGTTATTCACATCCACCGATGATAGAAAGAATAAAAAAAGTAGCTGATCAAACTAAAAGGGAATAAAGTGAAATTCCTCAAATAATAGTTTTCAAGAAAGCTGTATTTCACATGGTGGAATACAGCTTTATCTTATCTACAACAAAAAAGAATATTGAATAGAGAATAACTCCATTTCAATATTCCTTCTTCTATTTTTATAAATTTCCATACCATTCCAACAACACTCACAAGCCAATCAATTACCAGGCACACCAAGTAAGGATAGGGGGAATTGAAAAAAATAAACTTACAATTTACCCAAGCATATTATGTTTTACGACTTCATAAGCTTGGCAAATATGTTGGAAAGCTTCTTTGTCCTCAGCAATCATTTCTACTGCGATTTCATATAAATCAGACGTGTCTGTAGTTACTAGGTCATTTAATACGGCTGCTTCTATCTTTTCAACAAAGGATAAAATTTCTGCGTTCATATATGTCAACTCCGAATCAGTTATTTGTTACTATAAATATACACCAAATAGAAGTCTGACCTCAACGGATAGTAAGAGAAAAGTACATGAAAACGTTCACAATATGACAACAAAATGAACTAGACTTATTTTCGCTTATTGGAAGCGTTTTCCTACAAATCGTCGCAATATTAAGAATTAAAAAATCTGTTTCAAAAGATCCAAAAATCAATTGAAACAGATTATGAAACGTAAATGCTTAATCTACCAATAATTTTGCAGAGATGCGTTCTACTTGTTACAGTTATTTAAGTAACTTTTACTGATACACCTACTGCCAGTGTATTTTCCTCATCTTTACCTTTAAACTCTCACTACATCCGAAAACACCGCATCAACCCCAAGTGCATCCATCTGCCCAGCAATCTTCGCATTATTCACGGTATAGGCTCTCACAATAACCCCATTTTTAATGGCCTGCTGAATAATGGAACGTTTGCCGTAATAGTAGGGGATATGAATCGCCTCGCAACCGAATAGTTTCACATAGTCTTCGAGCTTCGTAACGAGAGAAGCAAATAACAGGGCTGTTTTCACGTTCGGCATGATTTGCTGAAAGCGCGCAATACTTTCATGATTAAACGAAGAAATGATGATCCGTTCTTGTAACCCAAAGTTTAGGATTTCCTGGGCAATTAATGCCTCGATGCCTTCATACTCAAATATATCTGATTTAATTTCAATGTTAATTTGATAATCCGTGTCCTTAAAAATAGCGAGCACTTCCGCTAAAGTAGGGATTTTCTGCCCAGCAAATTCCTCTGCAAACCACGAGCCATAATCAAACGCTCGTAGCTCCACTAAACTTAAATCTTTCACAAAACCTTTCCCATTTGAAGTACGATTAATCGATTCATCATGGATGACGACAAGCTGCTGATCCTTCGTTAAATGGACATCAAACTCGACACCCCATACATCAAGCTTTGCTGCTTCTTCAAAAGCAATCAACGTGTTTTCTGGAAATTTCGCACTGTAACCGCGATGCGCAAGTATATTCAATATTTCCACCTTCCTTCCTTTTATTTACTTTTGAAATCATTTTAGCATAAAGTATTCAAAATAAAAAAAGCGATTTCACTTCGAAATGTGAAATCGCTAATGAATCGTTTATAAAACCACTTTAATTTCTTGCCATTTTTCTAATGCTACTTTTTCATCGAGCATGCTAAAGAGGCGATAATTTTCGTCGTCTAAAATGCGATAATGCTTGCTTAAAAGGTTTTGTTGCAAGCGGAATTTTTTGTGTTCTTCGATATTTTTCCACCAAATGTAGCCACCCATTGTTTTTTCCTTTGGTGTAATAATGACATCATGTACTGTGAGTTCAATGACTTCCATTGGATCGCCGCCAATTTGATTCTGCAAGGTTGGACTATTGTGAAAGAGGGCACAAATGGCAATCGTTGTTGTCCAGTTCGCTAATATGCGTCCTTTTTCAATTTGAACGAGTGTCTTTTTGGAAATCCCTAATATTTCTGCCATTTTATCTTGTGTATAGTCATTTTCAGTCCGAATGAGCTTCAGGTTTTCGGACGTGATTTGTGTAATGCTCTCTCTGTCCATCGAATCACCTCGTGTAATAATACACTAAATATAACATATTGTTAGTTCCGAATCATTCGGAGTCTTTTCCTTTATCGAGTAGCTTATTTGAAATGACTAACCCAATTGCACCAATAATAATGAAGGAAATTGAACGAATGAGTAGGTCAAGCGCTGACAAGTCAAAGAAAATCATTTTCACGATACCGAAAAATAATAACCCAATGCCTGCTAGTTTTAAGTTTCGATAGTCTCGTTTCGCTGCTAAAAATAGTGATAAACAAGCAGCAATGAAAATCGATACTGTATTTAGTATAACTGCTGAGTTCCAGTTGATTTGTTGATGAAAAATCATAAAGTTTGTTAAGCCGAACATCGCGATGATTGAAACAATCATGACTATAATAGTTAGTTGCTCCGTATAACCTTCTAAAATATCGGCGTAATTTTTATAAATAGCCCCACGTTTCCAAATATCAACAAGGATTGCCCAAAGGAGACCTATATAAAGTAGGCGCATAATGAGTGCCAACATAACCGTTTGATCCTCCACCCAAACACTTGAAAAAAGAGAAAGTACAGCAACAATATAAACCGCACCAGCGATTGCCGGTAGGAGGCGACCAACTACGTCCCGTTTTATAATAAGTAACGTAGCAAAGAAGAGCGCGATTACCAAATATGTTAAATAGGTCGTAAAGTGATCTGGCATATGTGTTATATCGATTTTCCAAATATAAACGAGCGCGGCACCATAAATGAGTATTGGGAACACATCTTCTCGCGCTATCATTGACATCGTGTCATCTTCATGTGAAATGCTATACTTGCGAAGCGTGCGGTACAAGATTACAAGCATCCCGATTATTAAAAGTTGCACTAAATGCTCAATGGATACAACTGGTTGAACGTCAAAGAAGATAAACACAAATAGCCCAAGAATCGTAAAGACAAAGGTATACATCCATTTCATAAATCGAATGGCATGCTTCACCGCAAGGATTAAACCTGCAAATGCAACAATGACACATAATAATAAAATAACATCTCCTGAAATATTCAGTTGTGCAATGAAAGTTAATAATGTCAGTACTGTTAATGTCGCAACAATATCGAGTAACAGTTTATCTTTACGTTTAAACACGATGTACGTGACAAAGCTCAAAATGCCAACTAGTATTAGCACAATGTATGGTGCTGCATCTTTATGAAGAAGCATGAGATTTATTGCTGTTAAGACAGAGATTGTAAAGCTAAATAGTATACCTGCATGAAGTTTATTTTCACCAGGATATAACTGCAAGTAGCTCACTAAAAATAGGCTATATAGTAGAACAAGTGCGATTGCAAAAAATACGATTTGCTCTATATGAAAACCTGAAACAATACATAACGCTAAAACTGAAAAGGCCATGCCGATATAAAGAGCTTTACGCTGTTTATGTTTTAAAATCACGACCTGCACGACTGTAAATAGCAGTACAATAAAAATACCGATAATCATTGTGCTAAATTCCATATATTCCAGTAAATACGGGAGTAATAAGGATGTAAAGACAACGAGCGCGGTTAATGCTTCGTTACCCTTCATATAGCTAATTGCGACACCGTAAACGATGTAAATGAGTGCAATAATAAGTGCTGTATAAAGGCCAAGCACATCATACAAAATTGCACCAGCTGCGGTTACCAAAATCCCAACAATGAACGCGCCACCATAGAGTGAAAGGGCGACAACACGCGATCCCTTTTTCTTTTTATCCATCACAAAGGCACAAACGCTAAGCCCAATCGATAACACAAAGCCAGCAATAATTTTGATACTATCCGATAAAAATCCATAATCACTAACAAGTTTTAATCCCCAAAGGACCCCAAGCACTAAAATAACCATAAAGATTTTCGGTAACGCGCGCGTAAACAGTTCCTCTAGCGAACGTTTTTCTTTTTCTAGTATAGGTTCTTCCAGTTGCATATTTGTTTGTACAGATTCTTCCCCATGTTCTTGTTTAATTGGTGCAACGTATGCAGGAGTTAACGCCTTTTTAGCGGGCTCAAATGATGTATGTTGCTTTAAGTGTTGAACTTCCGAGCGTAAATCCGAAACTTCCTTTTCCAGTGCTACGATGCGGTCGAGCATTTTTGTTTCGTGGTCCATGTCTTCCACCTCTCTTTAAAAGTAATTTTACCTATTTAGTGTAATATTACACTTTTATATAGAGCGTGTAAATTATTATTTCGTTGTTTTTTCTTAAGATGTAGTGCATATCGGTATAAAATAAGCGATTTCACCAAAGATGTGAAATCGCCCATGATTAACCCATTATATGATAGCCACTATCGATATAAATTGTTTCACCCGTAACCCCACGAGAGAGGTGACTAAGCATCACGATCGTCATATCTGCAACTTCTTCTTGATTTGTATTGCGTTTTAGTGGAGCAGTTTCTTCAATTTTGCGCAAAATTTGATTGAAGCTTGGGACACCTTTTGCTGCTAATGTACGGATAGCACCAGCTGAAATCGCATTTACGCGAATATTATCAGCGCCAATATCTGCTGCTAAATAACGCATCGAAGCTTCTAAAGCAGCCTTCGCAACACCCATGACATTGTAGCCATCTAGCACGCGTTCAGCTCCTAAATAAGACATTGTTACAATCGAACCACCATCTGCCATATAAGGTTTTGCTGCTTTTGCAACAGCAATTAATGAATAAGCACTTGTATCTTGTGCGAACGCATAACCATCGCGAGACGTTTCTACAAAGCGATTGTGTAAATCTTCGGCATGTGCAAATGCTACTGAATGCACAATTCCGTGAATGACTTGAAATTTTTCGCCGATGGATTGAAATGCATTTTGAATGCTTTCATCACTATTGACATCACATTCAATAATCGTAGTTGAATGCTCCGAATAATCAGTTAGTAATTTTTCGATTTTACCTTTAGAACGTTCTTTACGATATGTGAAAATGACATTTGCTCCAACTTGAAATAGCTTTTTTGCAATTCCCCAAGCAATGCTGCGCTCATTGGCAACGCCCATCACGACAACATTTTTCCCCTGTAATTGTAATAAATCCATTGTTACACCCCTAAAATAGTTAGTTATTATTAGTACCTACTACTAACAATAACTATAACATTCGAAAAAATGTTGTGCAATAAAATTTTACATAAAAAAACGACTCTCTCATTTTGCAATGAAAGAGTCGTTTTTAAGAAATACTATTCAAATTTTAAAGAATCGCCATCGAATGTTTCTTCTGCAACTTTAATTGAATCAGTTGGGCAGCCTTCGAATGCATCTTGCATGTCTTCTAGTAGATCTTCTGGAACTTCTGTAGTACCCATGTTATCATCTAAAATAACGAAAGCAATTCCTTCATCATCATAATCATAAATGTCTGGTGCAGCAGCGCCGCAAGCGCCACAAGCGATGCAAGTGTCTTTATCTACGATTGTATATTTTGGCATTATTACCTCTCCTTTGTCCGTTCGCTCCGTCAAGCTCTTATTTATTCTAAATGTGTTTTTCACACATTTCAACCTAATACTACGAAAATGAGGGATTTGATTTGCTATTTCAACAAATTCTTTTAAAAATACTAACATCTTTTCAAAATGAGCGAACAATTTCTGCTGCCTATCATTTATTAAAAGGCAAGCGCTCTGGTCAAACCATTCAAGATGTTGGTCTATTCAAATTGTATCAGTTTTTTGGACTTTTACCAAAATTAACGCGTCCAAAATTTGATGAACAAATTGACATATTATTTGCGAAAAATACTATTGTAATAGAAGAAAACGGCTATTTCCAAATGACTGCTGAAGGAAAAAAACTTGCAGAAGAGCCGCTACCATTTGCCTTTGATAGCTGGCATTACCGTGGCAATGAACATCTGTTCTTTGCAAGATTATCGCTCGTTAGTCAAAGTTTATCGCATCAAACAAACGGAGTAAGAGCGTTTATCCCAATTGAACGTAATGAAACGGTCCAACACTGGGTACGAAATTTCCTAGTGAAGAATCACTTTCAACAGCAAAAATTACAGCAAGTTCTATATGAAGAAATGGAGCAAAGTTTACAAAATTTAAAAGTAGAAGAAAAAATAAAAGATTTACTAATCTATCGGTTAACAGGCTATGAACAACCAGGCTATACATGGCAGCAGCTAGCTTTTGGGTATCATATGCAAGAAATGGATGTGCAACTTCTTTATATAAGTGGTTTGCATCAATGGTTAATGGAAATCGAAAATAATGATGGCTACCCAATTTTGCAACAATTAGCAGAAGGTATCCGTGTAGAAGCCATATTAACGGATTCAGCTAATACAACGGCCAAGCTTTATAACAAGGGCTATTCGCTTGAACAAATTAGTCTTATGCGAAAATTAAAAACAAGTACTATTGAAGATCATTTAGTGGAACTGGCGATGAATGATACCCATTTTTCAATTGAACAGTTCGTATCGAAGGAAGAACAGCAGCAAGTAATTCAAACTGTGGAAGCCTATGATACGAAAAGGCTACGAACATTACATGAAATTTTGCCACAAATTAGTTATTTTCAATTGCGCCTAGCCTTAGCGAAGGGAGTTGAGAACGTATGAATTTAGAAGAAACTTTACAACGCTATTTCGGTTATGACTCTTTTAGACCAGGACAAAAAGAAATTATTCAAAGTTTACTAGATGGACAAGATGTTGTGGCCATTTTACCGACTGGGATGGGGAAATCACTGTGTTATCAGCTACCTGGATATCTTTTTAATAAGCCTGTTTTAATCGTTTCACCGCTGCTTTCATTAATGCAAGATCAAGTCGACCAATTAAAGCAAATGGGTGAAAAACGTGTGGTGGCGTTGAATTCATTTTTAACACAACAACAAAAAAATTACGCATTGCATTTTTTACATGAATACCGTTTTATTTTTATTTCACCAGAGATGCTGATTCAGCCGCAAGTCAAAGCGCGGCTTGCCTCGATGGAATTATCACTTATTGTGGCAGATGAAGCACATTGTATTTCGCAATGGGGTTACGATTTCCGTCCGGATTATTTACGAATTGGTGAAGTCATTTCTGAAACAAATCGACCACCAATCTTAGCATTATCTGCAACTGCAACGGAAAGTGTATTACTAGATATTGGGCAGTATTTACAGATGAAAGAACCGTTCACGTTTAAACATTCAGTGAATCGCCCCAATATTCATTTAGCCAAAAAACTTTTCTCCAATAAGGATGAAAAAATTACGTGGATACTTGAGCATGTCAATCGTACGGCAGGGCCAGGAATTATTTATACCCAGTCACGTGCGAAGGCGGAAGCAATTAGTTTAGCATTATTGCAGCAAAATATTTCTGCGGCTGCCTACCATGCCGGAAAAGAAATGCAGGATCGTCAATTTATTCAGCAACAATTTTTAACAGGGCACTTACAATGGATTGTTGCGACGAATGCTTTTGGTATGGGGGTTCATAAAAATGATGTACGCCAAGTCATCCATGAAACAATGCCATCTACTATTTCGAATTATATGCAGGAAATTGGTCGTGCTGGACGTGATGGGGAGTCTTCGGTTGCGATCCTTTTATATTGTGAAGGGGACGAGCAATACGCGAAGTTTATCGTATCAGAAGATTTGCCGAAGGACTTCCATATTGACCGGTTTGTTCAATATATACAATCTGGCGAGCAACCAACAGCGATGCTTGCAAATGGAGAAATTCCGGAAGTAGCTTTTCGTGTCTTAAGTTACTGGCTTGAACGTGAATCTGTTGAACATGTGAAACAGCGCATGCAGGCGATTCAGACGAAAAAGTTTGATGAAGTAACTGAGATGCAAAAATTGATAGAATCACCAACTTGTATGCGAGAACAAGTTGTCGAATACTTTGGTCAGCAGCTTGAACAAAAACAAGAAAATTGTTGCTCTAACTGCGGACTCGAATTAAATCAGTTAATTCATGAGAGAACAGATGAAGAAAATATAAATGATTATGCAACTTGGCAACAAAGATTGCGTCAAATACTATTACGATAGTTGGAAACTATTGTTGAACCGTTTACTTTTTTGTAGAAATTCGTCATAATAAGGGTAGTATGTTAATAGAGTTGGAGGTTTTAGCTGTGGCGAAAGAAGATTACCGTGAAAAGGTAGAAGAGCATCGTCAAGAGATTGATTTACATAATGAGTCAGAAGCGAAATTGTCTCGTGTAAGCCGTCATCATAAAAAAGATGCCAAAAAACAAAAAAATCCAATAATGACAGTTTTAGTAGTTATTTTTATTTTTATTCCATTAAGCATTTTGGGTTATGTATTATTTATTTTTGATCCAGGTACGAAGCAGAATGATGTTGTAAAAGAAGATGAAAAAGATCAGTTAGTAGAAATTATAAAACAAGATCCAAATGAAGTGAAAGTGGTAGAGTCAGCGGAAAAAGATGACGAAGCCGAAGAGAAAAAAGATGACACTGATGCAAAGGCTAATGATGAAGCTGAAAAAGAACGTCTAGCCGCTGAAGAAGCTAAAAAAGCGGAAGAGCAAAAGCAAGCAAAAGCAACAGAACAAAAGAAAGTAAAAGATGCTGAGTCAGCACAAAAAGTTGCTGCACAAAAAGCAAAAGAACAAGAAGAAAAGAAAAAAGCTGAGGCACAAAAAGCGGCTGCACAAAAAGAACAAAAAACACATACGGTACAATCGACTGACAATTTATATCGTATTGCATTAAAATATTACGGTGATGGAAGTCCAGCGAGTATCGAAAAAATTAAAGCAGCAAATAATTTAAGTTCTGATAGTATTTCAACAGGACAAGTATTAATCATTAACCCGTAGTAATATAGTTTATATAGTGAATATGAAAAAGACGAACCGTGTAGTGGTGCTCGTCTTTTTCTTTTGAAGTGGAGGAAAAAAGTATGACGATTCTTTTTATCGTCGTTGTCGCTTGTGTCCTTTTATTATTGGCTATGGTTAAACAAGCCTATGAAAACAATGTTCGAAAACATCGACTAAAGGCAAACGGTAAAAAAGAAACAATTCGTTTATTTTTTATTTCAGATACACATGCACGAAAAATCAACGAGCGAATGATAAAAAAGCTAGATGGCCATTTTGATGCCGTCCTTGTTGGCGGCGACTTTGTCGATAAACGTACAACCGAACAAAAATTATTGCAAAATATCCATCTACTTCAACGACTAGCCCCCGTTTACTTTGTATGGGGGAACAATGATATCGAGTTTGGAGAAAAGAAGCTTCGTCAACTATTCGTACAAAATCACGTACAAATAATAGAAAATGAATCGATTAGTTTACCGAGTGTAAATCATGTACGGGTAAGTGCAGTTAGTTATAGTCCAAATGAACAAAAAATCCAGGAAGCTGTGGCAAATTGTACGGAAGAAACCACGGTTTTTATCGCACATAATCCACAAAAATTTTCGAAAGTATATCGTCAATTTCAACCATTCCTTAGTTTGGGTGGTCATTTACATGGTGGGCAAATTCGTCTTGGCCCTTATGGAATTCAGCCACATGGTTATTTCAAAAAAACTAAAGACCGTTATGAACTCGTGAGCAATGGGTATGGTACGACACTGTTACCACTTCGTTTTTGTGCAAAACCAGAGTGCCATGTTATTGAAATAATTTTTGAGTGAAAAGAAAGCGATGAATAAAAAATAGCAGTATAATGAATGCAGTGTAAAAATTTAAGGAGATGTTCGTATGCAAAATGTAGAAGCAATCATAGTTGGTGGAGGTCCATGTGGATTATCTGCTGCGATTGAACTACAAAACATTGGTTTAACACCGATTGTTATTGAAAAAGGAAATGTCGTAAATGCGATTTATAACTACCCAACTCATCAAACTTTCTTTAGTACAAGTGAAAAATTAGCGATTGGTGATGTGCCGTTCATTATCGAAGAACGCAAACCGAAACGCAATCAGGCACTTGTCTATTACCGAGAAGTTGTAAAAGCAAAAAAAATTCAGGTGAATCGATTTGAAACGGTACAAAGTGTTAAGAAAAACGAAGATACTTTTACAGTTCAAACGGATAAAGAAACATATAAAACGCCGTATGTAGTCATTGCAACGGGCTATTATGATCACCCAAATTATTTAAATATTCCAGGTGAAAATTTACCGAAAGTGCATCATTATTTTAAAGAAGGACATCCATTTTTTGATTTAAATGTTCTTGTGATTGGTGGTAAAAACTCAGCCATTGATGCAGCATTAGAGTTAAATAAAGCAGGTGCGCATGTTACGGTTGTTTACCGTGGGGCAGAATATTCATCAAGCATTAAACCGTGGGTATTACCTGAGTTTTTAGGGTTAGTTCGTGATGGTGAAATTGCGATGCATTTTAATACAAATATCAAAGAAATTACTGAGCAAGAAGTTGTATTAGATATTGAAGGCGAAGAACAAACAATTGCTAATGATATCGTCTTTGCGATGACAGGCTACCATCCAGATCATAGCTTCATCCGTGCGATGGGCGTTGAATTAGATGAGGAAACAGGTAGACCTTATTTTGATCCTGAAACAATGGAAACAAATGTAGAGAACCTATTTATTGCGGGTGTATTAGCAGCTGGAAATAATGCAAATGAAATTTTTATTGAAAATGGACGATTCCATGGCGGATTAATCGCTGAAAAAATCGTTAAGCACAACAAATAAGAGGTGAATGTCTTGAAGAAAAAAGTAGCTTTAATTACAACAGGTGGAACGATTGCGAGTACGCGTAATGATAAAAATAAATTAGAATCAGGTAAGCTTGATGGCAATGCCATTTTATCCATGTGTCAGCTTGAAAATGAACTTGATATTGAATTAGTTGATTTATATCAAATTCCATCAATGCATATGACGTTTGAAAACTTAAATCAACTAAATACTGTGATTCATCAAATTTTTAAAGATGAGTCCGTAAATGGTATCGTTATTACGCATGGCACGGATAGTTTGGAGGAAACTGCTTATTTCCTTGAATTAACGGTGAATGACCCACGTCCAATCATTGTAACGGGTTCTCAAAAATCATCGGGAGATATTGGGACAGATGTTTATTCGAACTTACGTAACTCTTTATTAGTCGCTTCAAGTGATGAAGCAAAAAATATTGGAACCTGTGTCGTATTTAATGAAAAAATTATTCATTCAAAATATGTAAAAAAAGTACATTCTTCAAGTATTAACGGTTTTGGTGCTATTGGTTATGGGATGCTTGGCTATATCGATAATGATGAAGTTATCATTTATCAAAAACCAACGCATAAGGAAATCTATGCTATAAAAGAAAACTATCCTACAGTAGAAATCGTCATGGCTTATTTGGGTGCAAGTTCGATTATTATTGATGCATTGTATGAAGCGGATGTTGACGGGATTGTACTTGTTGGCGCAGGTCGCGGTCAAGTGACACCAGATATGACCAATACGATTGAAAAGCTATGTCAAAAGGGGATAAAGGTAATTTTAACGACGTCTACCGAAGAAGGACGCGTATTCCCAACATATGATTATTACAGTAGTGCGAACAATTTGAAGGATAAAGGCGTAAT includes these proteins:
- a CDS encoding M48 family metallopeptidase, encoding MTKKWGLISVLGFGMYVVAMYFYFFHSQDSGIPATLKGTVVDPNSFMSAQELVLSKDLAKIRNFLFFIATPFEWFLYFIILISGISHLFEKWSPVQKKWAIWRNAVYLFLLSILVFILKFPLDYYQYSLSKSYGISTQLFSSWMRDNVIDFWMEFGMLVIIVTVLYWLIKKSTKRWWLYAWALTVPFSIFLMFIQPVVIDPIYNDFYPLKDKELETKILSLAEQADIPSEHVYEVNMAEKTNALNAYVTGIGANSRIVLWDTTLNRLTDEEILFIMAHEMGHYVMKDIYIGIAGYLLTTLIGLWLIAKIMPWMILRYGSLLKIKKMSNINSLPLFLLISSFLLFFSSPLSNMVSRYQEQRADQYAMELVEDPEAAVSAFQQLTKAGLGEVNPSTLVKWFRYSHPPMIERIKKVADQTKRE
- a CDS encoding glycerophosphodiester phosphodiesterase, giving the protein MNILAHRGYSAKFPENTLIAFEEAAKLDVWGVEFDVHLTKDQQLVVIHDESINRTSNGKGFVKDLSLVELRAFDYGSWFAEEFAGQKIPTLAEVLAIFKDTDYQINIEIKSDIFEYEGIEALIAQEILNFGLQERIIISSFNHESIARFQQIMPNVKTALLFASLVTKLEDYVKLFGCEAIHIPYYYGKRSIIQQAIKNGVIVRAYTVNNAKIAGQMDALGVDAVFSDVVRV
- a CDS encoding helix-turn-helix transcriptional regulator, whose amino-acid sequence is MDRESITQITSENLKLIRTENDYTQDKMAEILGISKKTLVQIEKGRILANWTTTIAICALFHNSPTLQNQIGGDPMEVIELTVHDVIITPKEKTMGGYIWWKNIEEHKKFRLQQNLLSKHYRILDDENYRLFSMLDEKVALEKWQEIKVVL
- a CDS encoding DUF2339 domain-containing protein produces the protein MDHETKMLDRIVALEKEVSDLRSEVQHLKQHTSFEPAKKALTPAYVAPIKQEHGEESVQTNMQLEEPILEKEKRSLEELFTRALPKIFMVILVLGVLWGLKLVSDYGFLSDSIKIIAGFVLSIGLSVCAFVMDKKKKGSRVVALSLYGGAFIVGILVTAAGAILYDVLGLYTALIIALIYIVYGVAISYMKGNEALTALVVFTSLLLPYLLEYMEFSTMIIGIFIVLLFTVVQVVILKHKQRKALYIGMAFSVLALCIVSGFHIEQIVFFAIALVLLYSLFLVSYLQLYPGENKLHAGILFSFTISVLTAINLMLLHKDAAPYIVLILVGILSFVTYIVFKRKDKLLLDIVATLTVLTLLTFIAQLNISGDVILLLCVIVAFAGLILAVKHAIRFMKWMYTFVFTILGLFVFIFFDVQPVVSIEHLVQLLIIGMLVILYRTLRKYSISHEDDTMSMIAREDVFPILIYGAALVYIWKIDITHMPDHFTTYLTYLVIALFFATLLIIKRDVVGRLLPAIAGAVYIVAVLSLFSSVWVEDQTVMLALIMRLLYIGLLWAILVDIWKRGAIYKNYADILEGYTEQLTIIVMIVSIIAMFGLTNFMIFHQQINWNSAVILNTVSIFIAACLSLFLAAKRDYRNLKLAGIGLLFFGIVKMIFFDLSALDLLIRSISFIIIGAIGLVISNKLLDKGKDSE
- the fabI gene encoding enoyl-ACP reductase FabI — its product is MDLLQLQGKNVVVMGVANERSIAWGIAKKLFQVGANVIFTYRKERSKGKIEKLLTDYSEHSTTIIECDVNSDESIQNAFQSIGEKFQVIHGIVHSVAFAHAEDLHNRFVETSRDGYAFAQDTSAYSLIAVAKAAKPYMADGGSIVTMSYLGAERVLDGYNVMGVAKAALEASMRYLAADIGADNIRVNAISAGAIRTLAAKGVPSFNQILRKIEETAPLKRNTNQEEVADMTIVMLSHLSRGVTGETIYIDSGYHIMG
- a CDS encoding ferredoxin, which codes for MPKYTIVDKDTCIACGACGAAAPDIYDYDDEGIAFVILDDNMGTTEVPEDLLEDMQDAFEGCPTDSIKVAEETFDGDSLKFE
- a CDS encoding helix-turn-helix domain-containing protein; the protein is MLFQQILLKILTSFQNERTISAAYHLLKGKRSGQTIQDVGLFKLYQFFGLLPKLTRPKFDEQIDILFAKNTIVIEENGYFQMTAEGKKLAEEPLPFAFDSWHYRGNEHLFFARLSLVSQSLSHQTNGVRAFIPIERNETVQHWVRNFLVKNHFQQQKLQQVLYEEMEQSLQNLKVEEKIKDLLIYRLTGYEQPGYTWQQLAFGYHMQEMDVQLLYISGLHQWLMEIENNDGYPILQQLAEGIRVEAILTDSANTTAKLYNKGYSLEQISLMRKLKTSTIEDHLVELAMNDTHFSIEQFVSKEEQQQVIQTVEAYDTKRLRTLHEILPQISYFQLRLALAKGVENV